Proteins from a genomic interval of Nocardia sp. BMG51109:
- a CDS encoding lipid-transfer protein produces the protein MPDTNDRDIAVLGAGMHQWGKWGRNFVEYGLVAARAALADAGVDHRDVGYIAGADTIRNGYPGFVSGATFAQALGWSGARISSSYAACASGAQAIANARAQILAGLTDVALVVGADAAPKGFFQPVGGERRDDPDWLRFHLLGATNPIYFALYARRRMALHGATLDDFAAVKVKNAKHGLNNPYARYRKEVSAEEVAASAVVSDPLRLLDICATSDGGAALVLTSMEYARRHGIADPVRVRALSTVTPTFPKTVLDLPDFATDSAVAVEPPPRTFRSAIAHAAYEEAGIGPADLSFAEVYDLSTALELDWYEDIGLCETGGAEDLLRSGATTLGGRVPVNPSGGLSCFGEAIPAQAIAQICELTWQLRGRAEGRQVDDALAGIAVNQGLFGHGSAIIATR, from the coding sequence ATGCCTGACACGAACGATCGCGACATCGCCGTCCTCGGTGCGGGCATGCACCAGTGGGGCAAGTGGGGGCGCAATTTCGTCGAGTACGGGCTGGTCGCGGCGCGGGCGGCGCTGGCCGACGCCGGCGTGGACCACCGCGACGTCGGCTACATCGCCGGTGCGGACACGATCCGCAACGGATACCCCGGTTTCGTCTCGGGCGCGACGTTCGCCCAGGCGCTGGGCTGGTCGGGCGCGCGGATCTCGAGCAGCTACGCCGCCTGCGCCTCCGGTGCCCAGGCCATCGCCAACGCGCGCGCCCAGATCCTCGCCGGGCTGACCGATGTGGCGCTGGTCGTCGGCGCGGACGCCGCCCCGAAGGGCTTCTTCCAGCCGGTCGGCGGTGAACGCCGCGACGATCCGGACTGGCTGCGCTTCCATCTGCTCGGCGCCACCAACCCCATCTATTTCGCGCTGTATGCGCGCCGGCGGATGGCGCTGCACGGTGCCACGCTGGACGATTTCGCCGCGGTCAAGGTGAAGAACGCCAAGCACGGCCTGAACAACCCGTACGCCCGCTACCGCAAGGAGGTTTCGGCCGAGGAGGTCGCCGCCTCGGCGGTCGTCTCCGACCCGCTGCGGCTGCTCGACATCTGCGCGACCAGCGACGGCGGCGCCGCACTGGTGCTGACGTCGATGGAGTACGCGCGCCGCCACGGCATCGCCGACCCGGTGCGTGTCCGGGCGCTGTCGACGGTCACGCCGACGTTCCCGAAAACCGTGCTCGATCTGCCGGATTTCGCGACCGACTCCGCCGTGGCCGTCGAACCCCCGCCGCGCACGTTCCGTTCCGCCATCGCCCACGCTGCCTACGAAGAGGCCGGAATCGGGCCCGCCGACCTGTCTTTCGCGGAAGTCTACGACCTCTCCACCGCGCTGGAACTGGACTGGTACGAGGACATCGGCCTCTGCGAAACGGGCGGCGCGGAAGACCTGTTGCGTAGCGGCGCAACGACATTGGGCGGCCGCGTCCCGGTGAACCCCAGCGGCGGACTGTCCTGCTTCGGCGAGGCGATCCCCGCCCAGGCGATCGCCCAGATCTGCGAACTCACCTGGCAGCTGCGCGGCCGGGCCGAGGGCCGCCAGGTGGACGATGCCCTCGCTGGTATCGCGGTGAACCAGGGCCTGTTCGGCCACGGCTCGGCCATCATCGCCACCCGCTGA
- a CDS encoding Zn-ribbon domain-containing OB-fold protein: MAEWFTAEDGAVRLVGSRCDTCGTPYFPRNTLACRNPQCASPKDGSELAEYLFSTRGRIWSYADARYKPPPPYVSSDPFEPYVVAAVELEVEQMVILGQVVRGFTVDDLAVGMPVELALGVLYEDEEAEHTVWMWRPVDA, from the coding sequence GTGGCAGAGTGGTTCACTGCGGAGGACGGTGCGGTACGCCTCGTGGGAAGCCGCTGCGATACGTGCGGCACGCCGTATTTTCCGCGGAACACGCTGGCCTGCCGGAACCCGCAGTGTGCAAGTCCGAAGGACGGCTCCGAACTGGCCGAATACCTGTTCTCCACGCGCGGCCGGATCTGGTCGTACGCGGATGCCCGGTACAAGCCGCCACCGCCCTATGTCTCGTCCGATCCGTTCGAGCCCTACGTCGTCGCGGCGGTGGAGCTCGAGGTCGAGCAGATGGTGATCCTCGGGCAGGTCGTGCGCGGATTCACCGTGGACGACCTGGCCGTCGGCATGCCGGTCGAACTGGCCCTCGGCGTGCTGTACGAGGACGAGGAAGCGGAGCACACGGTGTGGATGTGGAGGCCGGTCGATGCCTGA
- a CDS encoding organic hydroperoxide resistance protein, with product MDILYTAEALATGDGRNGHARTTDGRVDVDLAMPKAMGGSGEGTNPEQLFAAGYAACFHSALRLVAKSADANIEDSAVGARVGIGPNGSGGFGLAVTLEVTLPHVDREAAQQLADKAHEVCPYSNATRGNIDVQVLVAED from the coding sequence ATGGACATTCTGTACACCGCCGAGGCACTGGCCACCGGCGACGGCCGCAACGGCCACGCGCGCACCACCGACGGCCGGGTCGACGTGGATCTGGCGATGCCGAAGGCCATGGGCGGCAGCGGTGAGGGCACCAACCCCGAGCAGCTGTTCGCCGCCGGCTACGCGGCGTGCTTCCATTCCGCGCTGCGCCTGGTCGCCAAGTCCGCCGACGCGAACATCGAGGACTCGGCGGTCGGCGCGCGGGTCGGCATCGGCCCGAACGGCAGCGGCGGCTTCGGCCTGGCCGTCACGCTCGAGGTGACGCTGCCGCACGTGGACCGGGAGGCCGCGCAGCAGCTGGCGGACAAGGCACACGAGGTGTGCCCGTACTCCAACGCGACGCGCGGCAACATCGACGTCCAGGTCCTCGTGGCGGAGGACTGA
- a CDS encoding MarR family transcriptional regulator has protein sequence MALDEQLCFALYSASRAMTAMYRPKLDALGLTYPQYLVLLALWERDGRGVGDLSAALDLDVGTLSPLLKRLQSAGLVERRRSGSDERRVEVTLTERGRELRASACDIPAHTFAATGMSMDSLVALRETLHNLTRTLKSHT, from the coding sequence ATGGCGCTGGACGAGCAGTTGTGTTTCGCGCTGTATTCGGCATCCCGGGCCATGACGGCGATGTACCGCCCGAAGCTCGATGCTCTGGGCCTGACCTATCCGCAATACCTGGTGCTCCTCGCGCTGTGGGAACGAGACGGTCGCGGTGTCGGTGACCTGAGCGCCGCGCTCGACCTGGACGTGGGCACGCTGTCGCCGCTGTTGAAGCGGTTGCAGAGTGCGGGCCTGGTCGAGCGGCGCCGGTCGGGATCCGACGAGCGGCGGGTCGAGGTCACCTTGACCGAGCGTGGGCGCGAACTGCGCGCGTCCGCGTGCGACATCCCGGCGCACACGTTCGCGGCCACGGGCATGTCGATGGACTCTCTGGTCGCACTGCGGGAAACCTTGCACAACCTGACCCGAACCTTGAAGTCGCACACCTGA
- a CDS encoding GntR family transcriptional regulator, with translation MKADRVRDAEPAHQVVSRELRDGIAAGNYRDGGKLPTEAELAQRYRVSRQTVRRAFQDLVADGTVYRVPGRGTFVTESEGHYLRHHGSIEDLMNLSSDTTMEVLTPLHRRVDIDAAGRLRLDTDIVYTVAFRRIHEGVPFVLTTVYLPEHIGKHIVGLAEVAAGGVSSHTVIGLLEPRLDNPIVEAAQSITVAGADAEVAAGLGCAPGHPMLRVDRLYSDAAGRPVDLSVSYFLPEHYTYRVTLRRSTS, from the coding sequence ATGAAGGCAGACCGGGTACGGGACGCGGAACCGGCGCATCAGGTGGTGTCCCGGGAACTGCGCGATGGTATTGCCGCGGGTAACTATCGCGACGGCGGCAAGCTGCCGACCGAAGCCGAACTCGCCCAGCGATATCGGGTCAGCCGCCAGACCGTGCGCCGCGCCTTCCAGGATCTCGTCGCCGACGGCACGGTCTACCGCGTACCGGGCCGCGGCACGTTCGTCACCGAATCCGAGGGCCACTACCTGCGTCATCACGGCTCGATCGAGGACCTGATGAACCTGTCCTCCGACACCACCATGGAGGTGCTCACACCGCTGCACCGCCGCGTCGACATCGATGCCGCCGGCCGGCTCCGGCTCGATACCGACATCGTCTACACCGTCGCCTTCCGCCGCATCCACGAAGGTGTCCCGTTCGTCCTGACCACGGTGTACCTGCCCGAGCACATCGGCAAGCACATCGTCGGCCTCGCCGAGGTGGCCGCCGGCGGGGTGAGCTCCCATACCGTGATCGGGTTGCTCGAACCCCGCCTCGACAACCCGATCGTCGAAGCCGCGCAGTCGATCACGGTCGCCGGCGCCGATGCCGAGGTCGCGGCCGGGCTCGGCTGCGCACCAGGCCATCCGATGCTCCGTGTCGACCGGCTCTACTCGGACGCCGCCGGTCGGCCCGTCGACCTGTCGGTCAGCTACTTCCTGCCCGAGCACTACACCTACCGGGTGACGCTGCGCCGCAGCACATCCTGA
- a CDS encoding acyl-CoA dehydrogenase family protein: MGRLCSTDGLTEVQTEIIETVRAYVEKKILPVATELEHADEYPQEIVDGLKELGIFGLMIPEEYGGLGESLLTYALCVEEIARGWMSVSGVINTHFIVAYMLMRHGTDEQKRKYLPKMATGEVRGSFSMSEPGLGSDVAAIKTRAVRGEDGWYTIDGQKMWLTNGGTSNLIAVLAKSDEGAGSVYKNMTTFLVEKEAGFGETAPGLTIPGKIDKMGYKGVDTTEAVFTGHRVPADRVLGGVPGRGFYHMMDGVEVGRVNVAARACGIALRAFELAIAYAQQRETFGKPIADHQAILFRLAEMATKVEAGHAMMVKAARLKDTGERNDVGAGMAKMLAAEYCSEVVQDSFRIHGGYGYSKEYEIERLYREAAFMLIGEGTSDIQKMIIGRALLADYGL; encoded by the coding sequence ATGGGTCGGCTGTGCAGCACCGACGGATTGACCGAGGTCCAGACCGAGATCATCGAAACGGTCCGCGCATACGTGGAGAAGAAGATCCTCCCGGTGGCGACCGAGCTCGAGCACGCCGACGAGTACCCGCAGGAAATCGTCGACGGGCTCAAGGAGCTGGGCATCTTCGGGCTGATGATCCCCGAGGAGTACGGCGGACTGGGTGAGTCGCTGCTGACCTACGCGTTGTGCGTCGAGGAGATCGCGCGCGGCTGGATGAGCGTGTCGGGGGTGATCAACACGCACTTCATCGTGGCCTACATGCTCATGCGGCACGGCACCGACGAGCAGAAGCGGAAGTATCTGCCGAAGATGGCCACCGGCGAGGTGCGGGGGTCGTTTTCGATGTCGGAGCCCGGCCTGGGCTCGGACGTGGCGGCGATCAAGACCAGGGCCGTCCGGGGCGAGGACGGCTGGTACACGATCGACGGCCAGAAGATGTGGCTGACCAACGGCGGCACGTCGAATCTCATTGCGGTGCTGGCGAAGAGCGACGAGGGCGCCGGCAGCGTCTACAAGAACATGACGACGTTCCTGGTCGAGAAGGAGGCCGGCTTCGGCGAGACCGCCCCGGGCCTCACCATCCCCGGCAAGATCGACAAGATGGGGTACAAGGGCGTCGACACCACCGAGGCCGTCTTCACGGGCCACCGGGTTCCGGCCGACCGGGTTCTCGGTGGGGTCCCGGGCAGGGGCTTCTACCACATGATGGACGGTGTCGAGGTCGGCCGCGTCAATGTCGCCGCCCGTGCCTGCGGCATCGCGCTGCGGGCCTTCGAGTTGGCGATCGCCTACGCCCAGCAGCGCGAAACCTTCGGCAAGCCGATCGCCGATCACCAGGCGATCCTGTTCCGCCTGGCGGAGATGGCCACCAAGGTCGAGGCCGGCCACGCGATGATGGTCAAGGCCGCCCGGCTCAAGGACACCGGCGAACGCAACGACGTCGGCGCCGGTATGGCGAAGATGCTCGCCGCCGAGTACTGCAGCGAGGTCGTCCAGGACTCCTTCCGTATCCACGGCGGTTACGGCTACTCCAAGGAGTACGAGATCGAGCGCCTCTACCGCGAGGCCGCCTTCATGCTGATCGGTGAGGGCACCTCCGACATTCAGAAGATGATCATCGGCCGCGCCCTGCTCGCGGACTACGGGCTCTGA